The Thermogemmatispora onikobensis nucleotide sequence TGTCGTTGTCTTGCCAACGCCGCCCTTTCCCGAAGTAATCGTGATCACCCGGCTATCCATGCGCATGCTCCCAGTCGATTCGGAAAACACCGTTCTTTTCGCACACCTAGCAAAATATCACAGCAGCGACCAGTCGCCAGTCGGTCACTCAACTCAGTCAACAGCCGGCCAGAGCATTCATCTGCAAAGCAGCTGAGCTGGCCAGCTGAAAAGCAAGCAGGGATTGCGGCACTCCTTCCTCATCAGCCCCTTCTGCTGGCCACAGCTGTGCTTCCTCTAATCTCAGCACGGATGTCAGCCGGCTCAGGGAGACGCCCCTGCTCCACTGCAGAGCAGTCACCGCCTGCCCTCACTCTCCAGGGCGACCAGCGCCATAGCCAGCAGCCAGCAGCTACGCGGTAGAGCGCCTGGCCGGGAGCAGCCCGCCCCAGGTGCCCGCTGTCCTTACTTACGCGGCGGGCGACCATTGAGCCAGGTTTCAACCACGATCTGGCCCTGGCGAATCGAGGCCACCTCTGGACGCGGCTGCACCTCTAGCCCCTCGGGCGGACGAGAAAGCAAATGGGCGATCCGCAGCTGGACAGGCGCCAGCAGCAGCGCACAGACCAGCGCCTGCTCGTTATCGGGATAGCCGGCATGGACCATACCGCGCAAGACCCCCCAGACGATCACATCGCCCCCCGCCACAACCTCCGCCCCAGGATTGACATCGCCCAGCACTACAATATTGCTGTGGTGGTGAATCGCCTGGCCAGAACGCACCGTCCGACGCACAAAGAGCGTATCATCTGACTCACGCGGATCACGTTGACCCGCACCCGCCGTCAGTCCCAGGTCCACAGTCACAGCCCCTGCTCCTGTCTTCTCATAGGGCGAGTATGGCGCATATGGCCCAGCAGCAGCATAGGCAGGTCCTCCGTTCAGACCCAGCCCCAACCGGCCCCCCTCGCTCAGGCCCCCCCTGCGCATGCCGGCAACCTGCTCCAGGGAAGCAATCGACATCCGATAATGCGCCAGCAAATTTTCGAGCTGAACCCGTTCGCTGGCCTGGAGCACCCGCTGCCGGGTGTCAACCGTCAGCGTGGCCCCGCGAAAAAAATCCGGAGCTTCAGCCAGCCGCTCGGCCAGCGCTTGCAATAGCTCACCAAAGGGAGTACCCGGCTCCAGCGTCAAGAGCAGGCCGTGGCGCGTCCCCTTGATGGCGATCTGCCCCTGGACAGGCAGCTTCTCCTCTCGCCGCTCCCCCTCACCACCTACCACCCAGGAGGGAGCTTCACCCGCCTTCTTCTGCCGGTCGCGCGCACTCGACATGGCCTGCTCGGCAGAACCCTGCGCACTCATTTCGCTCGCTGCTTTTCTTGTATCAGTTTCTTCTCTTTTCATTCAGGCAGGAGTTTCGATTTCTTACCGGCACTACACT carries:
- the minC gene encoding septum site-determining protein MinC codes for the protein MSAQGSAEQAMSSARDRQKKAGEAPSWVVGGEGERREEKLPVQGQIAIKGTRHGLLLTLEPGTPFGELLQALAERLAEAPDFFRGATLTVDTRQRVLQASERVQLENLLAHYRMSIASLEQVAGMRRGGLSEGGRLGLGLNGGPAYAAAGPYAPYSPYEKTGAGAVTVDLGLTAGAGQRDPRESDDTLFVRRTVRSGQAIHHHSNIVVLGDVNPGAEVVAGGDVIVWGVLRGMVHAGYPDNEQALVCALLLAPVQLRIAHLLSRPPEGLEVQPRPEVASIRQGQIVVETWLNGRPPRK